The following are encoded together in the Erwinia sp. E602 genome:
- a CDS encoding haloacid dehalogenase-like hydrolase → MTNKRLLDCCASDYMSMDKKALLYAIRASEGRVMVSETIAITQPLLNDVTNAELAASQGADILLINMFDLENPQIRGLPANIAPPQILRELQRLTGRLIGVNLEAVDPEFAVAHDNIWKMKPGRAATVENARKLVDMGVKFLVLTGNPNNGVSNHALGMAVRDIRDAVKESAVIIAGKMHGAGIVQESGNRIINEEDVIGFASQGADVVLLPAPGTVPGMSQQRVASLIDAAHSQGALVMTAIGTSQEGADINTIRQIALMSKMAGADLHHIGDTGYMGVALPENILAYSIAIRGVRHTYARIGRSINR, encoded by the coding sequence ATGACGAACAAACGCTTACTGGACTGCTGTGCTTCTGATTATATGTCGATGGATAAAAAAGCGCTTTTGTATGCTATCCGTGCCAGTGAAGGCCGGGTAATGGTGAGTGAAACCATTGCAATAACTCAGCCACTGCTCAACGACGTGACAAATGCGGAACTGGCTGCATCACAAGGCGCGGATATCTTACTGATTAACATGTTTGATCTTGAAAACCCTCAGATCCGCGGGCTTCCTGCAAACATTGCACCACCGCAAATACTGCGTGAACTACAACGCCTGACGGGGCGTCTCATTGGCGTAAATCTTGAGGCGGTTGATCCTGAGTTTGCCGTTGCTCATGACAATATCTGGAAAATGAAACCGGGACGCGCCGCAACAGTAGAAAATGCGCGTAAGTTAGTTGATATGGGTGTGAAATTTCTGGTGCTGACCGGCAATCCCAATAATGGCGTCAGCAATCACGCTCTGGGAATGGCTGTCAGAGATATTCGCGATGCGGTTAAAGAAAGCGCTGTTATCATCGCCGGAAAAATGCACGGCGCGGGGATCGTACAGGAAAGCGGCAATCGCATTATTAACGAAGAGGACGTGATCGGGTTCGCCTCCCAGGGGGCTGATGTTGTTTTACTTCCGGCACCGGGTACGGTGCCCGGAATGAGCCAGCAGCGCGTCGCATCGCTTATTGATGCTGCGCACAGCCAGGGCGCACTGGTAATGACAGCGATTGGTACATCACAGGAGGGGGCAGATATCAACACCATTCGTCAGATAGCGCTGATGAGCAAAATGGCAGGAGCCGATCTGCATCATATTGGCGACACGGGTTATATGGGGGTGGCATTGCCAGAAAACATTCTGGCATACAGTATCGCGATCCGCGGGGTAAGGCATACCTATGCCCGCATTGGTCGGTCAATTAATCGCTAA
- the nagE gene encoding N-acetylglucosamine-specific PTS transporter subunit IIBC, whose protein sequence is MQGNVFLMMQRLGKALMLPIAVLPIAGLLLRLGQPDVLDISFITKAGQTLFDNLPLLFSMGISGGLAKDNHCAASLAGTIGYLVLTSVMQAINPELNMGVLAGILTGLLAGFIYNRFCNIRLPEFLAFFGGKRFVPIATGLSCLVIGVALGWAWAPVQHGVNAVGNWLIASGPVGPFVYGMLNVIFRVVGLHHIVNSLVWFVFGAYTTADGTVITGDIHRFFSGDPSAGAFMTGFFPVFMFALPAACLAMYHAAPKKTRSAVAGLFLSLALTTLLTGITEPVEYTFLFLSPVLYGIHALLTGVAMAVCQALGIKMGFTFSAGLIDYVLSFGLSSRPLLIFPIGILWALIYYFLFRFFISRFNLATPGREETDKSFSPPVTSAHRAAAYLAALGGGNNLTRIDSCITRLRLEVVSMDNIQEHELKNLGAMGIVKRGNTGLQVIVGTQAETIADEIRSLVNQ, encoded by the coding sequence ATGCAGGGAAACGTCTTTCTTATGATGCAACGGCTGGGTAAGGCTCTGATGCTGCCTATTGCCGTTTTACCGATAGCCGGGTTGCTGTTACGCCTGGGGCAACCTGATGTTCTGGATATCAGTTTTATCACCAAAGCCGGACAAACGCTGTTTGACAACCTTCCGCTGCTGTTTTCCATGGGCATCAGCGGTGGGCTGGCAAAAGATAACCACTGCGCTGCCAGCCTGGCGGGCACCATTGGCTATCTGGTTCTGACTTCCGTCATGCAGGCTATCAATCCCGAGCTGAATATGGGGGTGCTGGCCGGTATTCTGACCGGGCTGTTAGCCGGATTTATCTACAACCGCTTCTGTAATATCAGGTTGCCGGAATTCCTGGCTTTTTTTGGCGGTAAGCGTTTTGTTCCGATCGCTACGGGATTAAGCTGCCTGGTCATCGGCGTTGCGCTGGGATGGGCATGGGCACCGGTGCAGCACGGCGTGAATGCGGTGGGAAACTGGCTGATCGCATCGGGTCCGGTTGGCCCGTTTGTCTACGGTATGCTGAACGTTATCTTCCGCGTCGTGGGCCTGCACCATATCGTCAATTCGCTGGTCTGGTTTGTGTTTGGTGCATATACCACTGCCGATGGAACTGTTATTACCGGCGATATTCACCGGTTCTTTTCAGGCGACCCGTCAGCGGGGGCATTTATGACGGGGTTTTTCCCGGTATTTATGTTCGCGCTGCCAGCAGCATGTCTGGCCATGTATCACGCCGCGCCGAAAAAAACGCGTTCTGCCGTAGCAGGGCTGTTTCTTTCGCTGGCACTGACAACGTTACTGACGGGTATAACTGAGCCCGTTGAATACACCTTTCTGTTTCTGTCCCCTGTGCTCTACGGTATCCATGCCTTACTGACCGGTGTCGCTATGGCCGTATGCCAGGCCCTAGGCATCAAAATGGGATTTACCTTCTCTGCTGGCCTGATTGACTATGTGCTGTCCTTTGGGCTTTCTTCACGCCCCTTGTTGATATTTCCAATAGGTATACTGTGGGCGCTGATCTATTATTTCTTGTTCAGGTTTTTTATAAGCCGTTTCAATCTGGCCACGCCGGGAAGAGAAGAAACGGATAAGTCTTTTTCGCCTCCTGTTACCTCGGCGCACCGTGCAGCGGCCTATCTCGCCGCGCTCGGTGGCGGGAATAATTTAACGCGTATTGACTCCTGCATTACGCGCCTGCGGCTGGAGGTAGTCAGCATGGACAATATTCAGGAGCACGAGCTTAAAAACCTGGGTGCCATGGGTATTGTCAAACGTGGAAATACGGGGCTGCAGGTCATTGTCGGGACGCAGGCTGAAACTATTGCTGATGAAATTCGCTCGTTAGTTAATCAATAA
- a CDS encoding DUF596 domain-containing protein, with the protein MKNITELCASVTESAYGLSMGTIWQHICVECVECVECVECVELPDNYLFRKHAFFVLLTALLSTGKIKLAAEGVFLPGSVEQQITLIQQAWPPYPSVDEDDELDQVGMWFLANSPAGVVWLTPDGTEIWT; encoded by the coding sequence ATGAAAAACATCACTGAACTCTGCGCTTCCGTGACAGAAAGTGCTTATGGATTATCGATGGGGACGATATGGCAACATATCTGCGTTGAATGCGTTGAATGCGTTGAATGCGTTGAATGCGTTGAATTGCCTGATAATTACCTGTTCAGAAAACACGCGTTTTTCGTGCTGCTAACCGCGTTGCTCAGTACCGGGAAAATAAAGCTAGCCGCGGAAGGCGTATTTTTGCCCGGCTCCGTTGAGCAGCAAATCACACTAATACAGCAGGCCTGGCCGCCGTATCCCTCTGTAGACGAAGACGACGAACTGGATCAGGTCGGCATGTGGTTTCTGGCTAACTCACCTGCCGGCGTGGTCTGGTTAACCCCGGATGGCACAGAGATTTGGACTTAA